The sequence AAGGTGGTTTCATCAAAACACACTTTGGCACGCGATGCCAGAATCTGCGCCGATGAGATGCCCGGCAACGTCTCCACCGGATGACCGCAAGCCCGCTCCACCCGCTCCAGATATTGAAAACCACTGAAGTGAATGTCCCCCATAAATACCACTACGCAGCGCTTGCCTTCATGATGGGCTTTAGCGACCAGATCAAGTTGTGCCACCTGGTCACGATAGTTCATCAATACGACTTCGGCAGTCGCGGGAATGATACTCTGGATAACATTGACGACCGCGTCAAATCCCGCAACCACGTCCGCAGCGCGAATCAGTTCCGCGCCGCGCTGTGTGAGGTAACCAATGTCGCCGGGACCGGCACCGATACAGATAATCATAATAAATCTTTCAATACATTCATGGTCTTGCAAAATAAATCGTTTGAACAAACAACCCAAGTAGTTGTTGGTAGAGTGCTCCTCGCTACTGCATGCGCGCCCGTATGGTAAGGGCCAGATTGTCAGCGCTCAGTTGTTCCAGCGTCAGACATTCTGCCCCCAGCGCCTGCGCCAACTGCGCTGCTCTTCCCAACCGTAAATAGCCGTCTTCCGTGTCCAGCACCAGCGCCGCCGTTCCGCTCGCCGCCAACTGTGCTGCGAGGTCAAGGGTTTCGCGCCATGCATCGCCAGCTGGAGTCAACGCAACGTTGGCTTTACCGTCACTGAGAATGACCAGCAATGGCGTTGCACTGGTACTTTGTTGTGCGCGTCGTTGCAGTAACTCGCAGGTTAACTGCAAAGCATGCGGCAAAGGCGTGCGACCGCCGGTGGCTAGTTCGCGCAAACTTTTTTCTGCCAGATCCACCCCGCGCGTCGGTGCCAATACCACCTGTGCCACCTGACCGCCAAACGCGATCACTGCGACTTCATCGCGTCGTTGATACGCGTCGGTGAGTAAGGACAATACGGCTCCCTTGACCGCCTCCATGCGGCGCTGCGCCGCCATTGAACCAGAAGCATCGACCACGAACAGAATCAGATTGGCAGTTTTGCCAACCCGCACCTGCCCTTGCACATCTTCGCTCGTTACCTGAAAATCGGTCGGATTTCTCATCGCAGCCGTTCGCAACGTTGCCCCAATCGCCAGACTACGCGGCTGGGCGTCGGGCACAGTGCGGACGATTCGCCCGTGCGCGGCGTCTTGTGCATCGCTGCGACGACCGGCCATTATTGCAACGCCGTGCGGTTCTATCTCGGCGACCGCTAGTTGACGCGCATTAGCCGCCGCGGCAATCGAGAAAATCTGCGGTTGTTGCTCAGTTTCCCCTGCTGCCTTGTCGTTGGCGTGGTCGTTGGCATTGTCGTTACTTGGATCGTCGGCAGCCCCATCCTGTGACTTTGAAGCGCCGTCTGCAGGTCCATCCGTTGGTGGGCTCTCTAGAGCTGGGGGCAGCGGCCCTTGCTGCATCAATTCATCGAGCTTATCCTGATCGAGGCCCGGTTGCTCAAAGGGCTTGCGCCGACGGCGATGTGGCAATACCAGTTGCGCCGCTTGGCGAATGTCATCCGGGGTCACACTGGCGCGGCCTTCCAGCGCAGCCAGTGCGCGGGCGGCCTTGTGCATTACGATGTCGGCGCGTAAGCTGGCTACCTCAAACTCGCAGCAAAGATGGCTGATCAGGTCCAGCAAAGCGTCGCTCAACAGGATCGTGGGGAGCAATTTTTGAGCGGCTGACAGCTGGGCCAGCAATGCCGCTTGTTGCTCTGACCAGAGCGCGACATAAGTGACAGGATCAGCCTCATACCGAATCCGACGGCGCACCACTTCTGCCCGAATGGTCTTGTCGCGTGGCGCGACCACCTCCACCATAAGACCAAAACGATCCAACAATTGGGGCCGCAGGTCGCCCTCTTCCAGATTCATGGTGCCGATTAGCGTCAGACGCGCCGGATGGGTGACGGATAGGCCCTCACGTTGGACCGAATTGACGCCCATCGCCGCCACGTCCAGCAGAACATCGACCAAATGGTCGGCCAGCAAATTGACCTCATCGATATACAGAATCCCGCGATGCGCAGACGCCAGCAATCCGGGTTGAAAGGGTCGTGCTTCGCCTTTCAAAGCGCGTTGCAAGTCTAGCGTTCCGAGTACCCGATCTTCCGTCGCTCCAAGCGGCAGCGTCACAAAAGGGACACTAGCCGCGATGACAGTGCGCGCTGCATCAAGGCAGGCGTCGCACAATTCACACGGTTCGTCGGGGCGACAATTAAAGGCACACCCGACGCTCCGCTCGATCGTCGGCAGAATCGCAGGCAAAGCACGGGCCGCGGTACTTTTGGCGGTGCCTTTGTCGCCGCGAATCAACACGCCGCCTAAGGTAGGATCAATCGCGCACAGCAGCAGCGCAGTCTTTAACTGCGGCTGCTCGACAATGGCGGAGAAAGGAAAATGGGTTAATTTCATGCGTGTCTATGGTTGTCCATGGTATGCGGCAGCCGACGCGACGGCGCGCGGCGTTTCGCCCCGCGCTTCAAGCAAGGTTTCGCTACGTAGAAATAATTCACGCAACGCATCCAGCGTTTCGGGTTTCGGTGCCGCCCACATACCGCGACTGGCTGCTTCCAACAGCCGTTCTGCGATCGCATTTTGCGCCCACGGGTTTGCCTCTTGCAGAAATTTTTGCATGGTCGGGTCGAAGCCGTACGTGCTGGCGACCTCTTCATACATCCAGTCGTCCATCACCTGCGCGGTGGCATCATAGCCGAACAAATAATCAACGGTGGCGGTCAATTCGAGACCGCCTTTATAACC is a genomic window of Glaciimonas sp. PAMC28666 containing:
- a CDS encoding cobalt-precorrin-7 (C(5))-methyltransferase codes for the protein MIICIGAGPGDIGYLTQRGAELIRAADVVAGFDAVVNVIQSIIPATAEVVLMNYRDQVAQLDLVAKAHHEGKRCVVVFMGDIHFSGFQYLERVERACGHPVETLPGISSAQILASRAKVCFDETTFITFHRRGDLTPFKRHLVHVLQDARNAIVIPCPWDAARSFMPPHIATYLLEQGIDPQHPTEVWENLTRAEAEWHGTLAECAHKTFSDMSIMLIRTLDPMDSQIEAAPEVK
- a CDS encoding magnesium chelatase subunit D family protein; translated protein: MKLTHFPFSAIVEQPQLKTALLLCAIDPTLGGVLIRGDKGTAKSTAARALPAILPTIERSVGCAFNCRPDEPCELCDACLDAARTVIAASVPFVTLPLGATEDRVLGTLDLQRALKGEARPFQPGLLASAHRGILYIDEVNLLADHLVDVLLDVAAMGVNSVQREGLSVTHPARLTLIGTMNLEEGDLRPQLLDRFGLMVEVVAPRDKTIRAEVVRRRIRYEADPVTYVALWSEQQAALLAQLSAAQKLLPTILLSDALLDLISHLCCEFEVASLRADIVMHKAARALAALEGRASVTPDDIRQAAQLVLPHRRRRKPFEQPGLDQDKLDELMQQGPLPPALESPPTDGPADGASKSQDGAADDPSNDNANDHANDKAAGETEQQPQIFSIAAAANARQLAVAEIEPHGVAIMAGRRSDAQDAAHGRIVRTVPDAQPRSLAIGATLRTAAMRNPTDFQVTSEDVQGQVRVGKTANLILFVVDASGSMAAQRRMEAVKGAVLSLLTDAYQRRDEVAVIAFGGQVAQVVLAPTRGVDLAEKSLRELATGGRTPLPHALQLTCELLQRRAQQSTSATPLLVILSDGKANVALTPAGDAWRETLDLAAQLAASGTAALVLDTEDGYLRLGRAAQLAQALGAECLTLEQLSADNLALTIRARMQ